A DNA window from Streptomyces bacillaris contains the following coding sequences:
- a CDS encoding SCO7613 C-terminal domain-containing membrane protein, giving the protein MEHVPPPAEELALLDRELAQLDARRAQLLTRRAWLVAALQAKAPDAPRWSTPPLGHGWAPAQPWGAVPKAAKPSAPRSAQNVLLTLGGLLLTVAAVAFTLVSWGSMGIGGRAAVLALVTVAALAAPALLLRRKLAATAEALAALALVLTLLDAYAIHAVAAPDADGLTFTAIASAVLAALWSAYGLALGRLHLPLPAAVFFVQWPLLLGAWAAGAPALVVGWALLATAVLDGAIALWGKGLGVRVTAGIGLLVMGSAALLTGLGESLTADGPLGAVLPGLLLLTAAVAALAGAWRAPSGYAQLGGAVAGLAAVAAVGGMVRAAVPGAWHVPVYLLCGLALLSVVRARLPRTAGRGVLLASGAVVAGALVWALPGVAAVLLGPVQLVAEVWAGAPDGFRGALGEAMAWSELAAAPLVLAVVAGGLGAAYRRWPTLVRLAAPLAAPGVKARDAAGAGALALGWGAVLLAAATLGVPYPVAVALETVLVAGLLAAAVLGAGRDAEVAGAGSGAAGAGAAGAGPGPGAGSGEAEGGSEPYVGTAGAGVGSGGAAGRGGPSAVAVTALVLAVGGAVSLGLLSLAAEAATYAVLGALVVLFAGAALRMRPVVEQAVLAVAAVAWGTALTGCVAGSLGLAPHEAAPLLLVVPAVTVLLGARLRNHPAALPVELAGGLGALVAIGLAVPMAPFLALVLALCGVLAAGAAVRPERRPVAGYLAAVLFVTATWVRLAASEVSAPEAYTLPVTVPALVVGLLRRRKDPEASSWTAYGPGLAATLLPSLAVAWGDPDWQRPLLLGVAALVITLLGAKYRLQAPLLLGGAVLALVTLHELAPYVVQVAGALPRWLPPALAGLLLLAVGATYEQRLRDARKLKDMLGRMR; this is encoded by the coding sequence ATGGAACACGTGCCGCCGCCCGCCGAGGAACTGGCGCTCCTCGACCGAGAACTGGCCCAGCTCGACGCCCGCCGCGCCCAGTTGCTGACCCGCCGCGCCTGGCTGGTCGCCGCGTTGCAGGCGAAGGCTCCGGACGCCCCGCGCTGGAGCACCCCGCCCCTGGGCCACGGCTGGGCCCCGGCCCAGCCGTGGGGGGCCGTCCCGAAGGCCGCGAAGCCGTCCGCGCCGCGCAGCGCGCAGAACGTGCTGCTGACGCTGGGCGGGCTGCTGCTGACGGTCGCGGCCGTCGCGTTCACCCTGGTCAGCTGGGGCTCGATGGGCATCGGCGGCCGGGCGGCCGTCCTGGCGCTGGTGACCGTGGCCGCCCTCGCGGCCCCCGCGCTCCTGCTGCGCCGGAAGCTGGCGGCCACGGCGGAGGCGCTGGCCGCGCTCGCCCTGGTGCTGACGCTGCTGGACGCGTACGCGATCCACGCGGTGGCGGCACCGGACGCCGACGGCCTCACGTTCACGGCGATCGCCTCGGCGGTGCTCGCGGCCCTCTGGTCGGCCTACGGCCTGGCGCTGGGCAGGCTGCACCTGCCGCTGCCCGCCGCCGTGTTCTTCGTCCAGTGGCCGCTGCTGCTGGGCGCCTGGGCGGCCGGTGCGCCGGCACTCGTGGTCGGCTGGGCGCTGCTGGCGACGGCCGTGCTGGACGGGGCGATCGCCCTCTGGGGCAAGGGCCTCGGCGTACGGGTCACGGCGGGCATCGGCCTGCTGGTGATGGGGTCCGCCGCACTGCTCACGGGGCTCGGCGAGTCCCTGACGGCCGACGGCCCGCTCGGCGCGGTCCTGCCGGGCCTGCTGCTCCTGACGGCTGCCGTGGCGGCGCTGGCCGGGGCGTGGCGCGCCCCGAGCGGCTACGCGCAGCTGGGCGGCGCGGTGGCCGGTCTGGCGGCGGTGGCAGCGGTCGGCGGGATGGTGCGGGCGGCGGTGCCGGGCGCGTGGCACGTCCCGGTGTATCTGCTCTGCGGGCTGGCCCTGCTGTCCGTCGTACGGGCACGGCTGCCGCGCACCGCGGGGCGCGGGGTGCTGCTGGCGTCGGGTGCGGTGGTGGCCGGGGCGCTGGTGTGGGCGCTGCCCGGGGTCGCGGCGGTGCTGCTGGGGCCGGTCCAGCTGGTGGCCGAGGTGTGGGCGGGGGCGCCGGACGGGTTCCGGGGTGCGCTCGGCGAGGCGATGGCCTGGTCGGAGCTGGCCGCGGCCCCGCTGGTGCTCGCGGTGGTGGCCGGGGGTCTGGGTGCCGCGTACCGCCGGTGGCCGACGCTGGTGCGGCTCGCCGCTCCCCTGGCCGCTCCGGGCGTGAAGGCGCGCGACGCGGCGGGCGCGGGGGCGCTGGCCCTCGGCTGGGGCGCCGTGCTGCTGGCGGCGGCGACGCTGGGGGTTCCGTACCCGGTCGCGGTCGCGTTGGAGACCGTGCTCGTGGCGGGCCTGCTGGCGGCGGCGGTGCTGGGGGCCGGCCGGGACGCGGAGGTGGCTGGGGCTGGCTCAGGTGCGGCTGGTGCTGGTGCTGCCGGTGCTGGTCCCGGCCCCGGTGCCGGTTCCGGTGAAGCGGAGGGTGGCTCGGAGCCGTACGTCGGAACAGCGGGTGCCGGTGTGGGTTCTGGTGGCGCGGCGGGCCGGGGTGGTCCGTCCGCCGTGGCGGTGACCGCGCTGGTGCTGGCGGTCGGCGGGGCCGTGAGCCTGGGGCTGCTGTCGCTGGCGGCGGAGGCGGCAACGTACGCGGTGCTCGGGGCGCTGGTGGTGCTCTTCGCGGGGGCGGCGCTGCGGATGCGCCCGGTGGTGGAGCAGGCCGTGCTCGCGGTGGCCGCGGTGGCGTGGGGTACGGCCCTGACCGGGTGCGTGGCCGGGTCCCTGGGCCTCGCCCCGCACGAGGCGGCCCCGCTGCTGCTGGTGGTGCCCGCGGTGACGGTGCTGCTGGGGGCGCGGCTGCGGAACCACCCGGCGGCGCTGCCGGTGGAGCTGGCCGGGGGGCTGGGCGCGCTGGTGGCCATCGGCCTCGCGGTGCCCATGGCGCCGTTCCTGGCCCTGGTGCTCGCCCTGTGCGGGGTGCTGGCGGCCGGGGCGGCGGTGCGCCCGGAGCGGCGGCCCGTGGCGGGATACCTGGCGGCGGTGCTGTTCGTGACGGCGACCTGGGTGCGGCTGGCGGCCTCGGAGGTGTCGGCCCCGGAGGCGTACACCCTGCCCGTGACCGTCCCCGCGCTGGTGGTCGGCCTGCTGCGGCGGCGCAAGGACCCCGAGGCGTCCTCCTGGACCGCGTACGGGCCGGGGCTCGCGGCGACGCTGCTGCCGAGCCTGGCCGTGGCCTGGGGCGACCCCGACTGGCAGCGGCCGCTGCTGCTGGGTGTGGCGGCGCTGGTGATCACGCTGCTCGGGGCGAAGTACCGACTCCAGGCGCCGCTGCTGCTCGGCGGTGCCGTCCTGGCCCTGGTCACCCTGCACGAGCTGGCGCCGTACGTCGTCCAGGTGGCCGGTGCGCTGCCGCGCTGGCTGCCCCCGGCGCTGGCCGGGCTCCTGTTGCTGGCCGTGGGTGCCACGTACGAGCAGCGGCTGCGGGACGCGCGGAAGCTGAAGGACATGCTGGGCCGGATGCGGTGA
- a CDS encoding 3'-5' exonuclease, with translation MMHWFEGPLAAFDTETTGVDVEQDRIVSAALVAQDTTGGRVRTTRWLVNPGIPVPVGATEIHGLTDDHLQRNGRWPAPVMDEVARSLAESCATGRPLVVMNAPFDLTLLDRELKRHRASSMAGYLADVPLRVIDPRVLDKHLDRYRKGRRTLKDLCELYEVPLDGAHDAAADATASLLLVRAICRRFSSRLERLSPAELHALQATWHAAQARGLEAWFTKSGTPEAVDPAWPLRPALPAAA, from the coding sequence ATGATGCACTGGTTCGAAGGGCCGCTGGCCGCTTTTGACACGGAGACGACAGGCGTGGACGTCGAGCAGGACCGGATCGTTTCGGCCGCTCTCGTCGCGCAGGACACGACGGGCGGGCGCGTCCGCACCACCCGCTGGCTGGTCAACCCGGGCATCCCGGTGCCCGTGGGGGCCACCGAGATCCACGGTCTGACGGACGATCATCTGCAGCGCAACGGCCGCTGGCCCGCGCCGGTGATGGACGAGGTCGCCCGTTCGCTGGCCGAGAGCTGCGCGACGGGCCGGCCGCTGGTCGTGATGAACGCGCCGTTCGACCTGACCCTGCTGGACCGCGAACTGAAGCGGCACCGCGCCTCGTCGATGGCGGGGTACCTGGCGGACGTGCCGCTGCGGGTGATCGACCCCCGGGTGCTGGACAAGCACCTGGACCGCTACCGCAAGGGACGGCGCACGCTCAAGGACCTGTGCGAGCTGTACGAGGTGCCGCTCGACGGCGCCCACGACGCGGCGGCCGACGCCACGGCCTCCCTGCTCCTCGTGCGGGCGATATGCCGGCGCTTCTCCTCCCGGCTGGAGCGGCTCTCCCCCGCCGAGCTGCACGCCCTCCAGGCGACCTGGCACGCGGCCCAGGCGCGCGGCCTGGAGGCGTGGTTCACCAAGAGCGGCACCCCGGAGGCGGTGGACCCGGCGTGGCCGCTGCGCCCGGCGCTGCCCGCCGCGGCGTAG
- the thrS gene encoding threonine--tRNA ligase encodes MSDVRVIIQRDSEREEHVVTTGTTAGELFPGQRTVVAARVGGELKDLSYVLQDGESVEPVEISSADGLDILRHSTAHVMAQAVQELFPEAKLGIGPPVKDGFYYDFDVEKPFTPEDLKAIEKKMQEIQKRGQKFSRRVVSDEDAREELADEPYKLELIGIKGSASSEDGANVEVGGGELTIYDNLDAKTGELCWKDLCRGPHLPTTRFIPAFKLMRNAAAYWRGSEKNPMLQRIYGTAWPTKDELKAHLEFLEEAAKRDHRKLGNELDLFSFPDQIGPGLAVFHPKGGVIRRAMEDYSRRRHEEEGYEFVYSPHATKGKLFEQSGHLDWYADGMYPPMQLDDGVDYYLKPMNCPMHNLIFDARGRSYRELPLRLFEFGTVYRYEKSGVVHGLTRSRGFTQDDAHIYCTKEQMAEELDRTLTFVLNLLRDYGLTDFYLELSTKDPEKYVGSDETWEEATETLRQVAEKQGLPLVPDPGGAAFYGPKISVQCKDAIGRTWQMSTVQLDFNLPERFDLEYTGPDGSKQRPVMIHRALFGSIERFFAVLLEHYAGAFPVWLAPVQAVGIPIGDTHIPYLQEFAAKARKQGLRVDVDASSDRMQKKIRNQQKNKVPFMIIAGDEDMANGAVSFRYRDGSQENGIPVDEAIAKIAQAVEDRVQV; translated from the coding sequence GTGTCAGACGTCCGTGTGATCATCCAACGCGATTCCGAGCGGGAAGAGCACGTGGTGACGACGGGCACGACCGCCGGTGAGCTCTTCCCCGGTCAGCGCACCGTCGTCGCCGCGCGCGTCGGCGGCGAGCTGAAGGACCTCTCGTACGTGCTCCAGGACGGCGAGAGCGTCGAGCCCGTGGAGATCTCCTCCGCGGACGGCCTGGACATCCTGCGCCACTCCACCGCGCACGTCATGGCCCAGGCCGTGCAGGAGCTGTTCCCCGAGGCCAAGCTCGGCATCGGCCCGCCGGTCAAGGACGGCTTCTACTACGACTTCGACGTCGAGAAGCCGTTCACCCCCGAGGACCTCAAGGCCATCGAGAAGAAGATGCAGGAGATCCAGAAGCGGGGGCAGAAGTTCTCCCGCCGTGTGGTCTCCGACGAGGACGCCCGCGAGGAGCTGGCCGACGAGCCCTACAAGCTGGAGCTGATCGGCATCAAGGGCTCCGCCTCCTCCGAGGACGGCGCGAACGTCGAGGTGGGCGGCGGCGAGCTGACCATCTACGACAACCTCGACGCCAAGACCGGTGAGCTGTGCTGGAAGGACCTCTGCCGGGGCCCGCACCTGCCGACCACCCGGTTCATCCCGGCGTTCAAGCTGATGCGGAACGCGGCGGCGTACTGGCGCGGCAGCGAGAAGAACCCGATGCTCCAGCGCATCTACGGCACCGCCTGGCCCACCAAGGACGAGCTGAAGGCGCACCTGGAGTTCCTGGAGGAGGCCGCCAAGCGCGACCACCGCAAGCTCGGCAACGAGCTGGACCTCTTCTCCTTCCCCGACCAGATCGGCCCCGGTCTCGCGGTCTTCCACCCCAAGGGCGGCGTCATCCGCCGGGCCATGGAGGACTACTCGCGCCGCCGGCACGAGGAGGAGGGCTACGAGTTCGTCTACAGCCCGCACGCCACCAAGGGCAAGCTCTTCGAGCAGTCCGGCCACCTGGACTGGTACGCCGACGGCATGTACCCGCCCATGCAGCTCGACGACGGGGTGGACTACTACCTCAAGCCGATGAACTGCCCGATGCACAACCTGATCTTCGACGCGCGCGGCCGCTCCTACCGCGAACTGCCGCTGCGTCTCTTCGAGTTCGGCACGGTGTACCGGTACGAGAAGTCGGGCGTCGTGCACGGCCTGACCCGCTCGCGCGGCTTCACGCAGGACGACGCGCACATCTACTGCACCAAGGAGCAGATGGCGGAGGAGCTGGACCGCACGCTCACCTTCGTGCTGAACCTGCTCCGCGACTACGGGCTCACCGACTTCTACCTGGAGCTGTCCACCAAGGACCCGGAGAAGTACGTCGGCTCCGACGAGACCTGGGAGGAGGCCACCGAGACGCTCCGCCAGGTCGCCGAGAAGCAGGGCCTGCCCCTGGTCCCGGACCCGGGCGGCGCCGCGTTCTACGGCCCGAAGATCTCCGTGCAGTGCAAGGACGCCATCGGCCGCACCTGGCAGATGTCGACCGTGCAGCTCGACTTCAACCTGCCGGAGCGCTTCGACCTGGAGTACACCGGTCCCGACGGCTCCAAGCAGCGCCCGGTGATGATCCACCGTGCCCTGTTCGGCTCCATCGAGCGGTTCTTCGCCGTGCTCCTGGAGCACTACGCGGGAGCCTTCCCGGTCTGGCTCGCCCCGGTCCAGGCCGTCGGCATCCCGATCGGTGACACCCACATCCCCTACCTCCAGGAGTTCGCCGCCAAGGCGCGCAAGCAGGGGCTGCGGGTGGACGTGGACGCCTCCTCGGACCGGATGCAGAAGAAGATCCGCAACCAGCAGAAGAACAAGGTCCCGTTCATGATCATCGCCGGTGACGAGGACATGGCCAACGGTGCCGTCTCCTTCCGCTACCGCGACGGTTCGCAGGAGAACGGCATCCCGGTCGACGAGGCCATCGCCAAGATCGCCCAGGCCGTCGAGGACCGCGTCCAGGTCTGA
- a CDS encoding DUF4365 domain-containing protein produces MALAQPDPGGPPARAEGFGPVERRNAPLRGSLATTACMETLQVGYLHAVAAAAGCSLSQPFPDNGIDWHVSHGAAAHTVDDEVTIKVQLKCTYQIPPHPAGGAFSFTLDNAHLVKLARTPVSVHKILVVMIVPRSQDEWLSAGPGSLDLRHCCYWTNLAGHAVTGRYRTTVRIPTSRIFDDRALCDIMARVGAGGRP; encoded by the coding sequence ATGGCGCTCGCGCAGCCCGACCCCGGGGGGCCGCCCGCCCGCGCCGAAGGGTTCGGGCCGGTGGAACGGCGCAACGCACCGCTGCGCGGCTCCCTCGCCACCACCGCCTGTATGGAGACCCTTCAGGTGGGCTATCTGCACGCCGTCGCCGCCGCGGCGGGCTGCTCGCTCTCCCAGCCCTTCCCCGACAACGGCATCGACTGGCATGTCAGCCACGGAGCCGCCGCCCACACCGTCGACGACGAAGTGACCATCAAGGTGCAGCTCAAGTGCACCTACCAGATACCGCCGCACCCGGCGGGCGGGGCGTTCTCTTTCACGCTCGACAACGCCCATCTCGTCAAGCTGGCCCGCACCCCGGTCTCGGTCCACAAGATCCTGGTGGTGATGATCGTGCCGCGCAGCCAGGACGAGTGGCTGAGCGCCGGGCCCGGCAGCCTCGATCTGCGGCACTGCTGCTACTGGACCAACCTGGCCGGCCACGCGGTGACGGGCCGGTACCGGACCACCGTGCGCATTCCGACCTCACGGATCTTCGACGACCGCGCACTCTGCGACATCATGGCCCGGGTCGGGGCCGGAGGGAGACCCTGA
- a CDS encoding potassium channel family protein, with the protein MSDRPGPEATARLTRWEQRTEVPLFLAGLLFLAGYAVRVLASHGAEPWNDLALALVWSTWLLFLVDYVTRLRLSGLGWRFPRVHWVDSVVLLLPLLRPLRMVKVYQAVQRRHDRPRLSLYARVMAYAGITAVLLGLAASLAVYHLEHRAPDASIRTFGDAVWWACATLTTVGYGDATPVTFWGRVVAAGLMACGLALLGAVTGSFSSWLIQVFAREDEKRPPERG; encoded by the coding sequence CGGCTGACCCGCTGGGAGCAGCGCACGGAGGTGCCGCTCTTCCTCGCGGGGCTGCTCTTCCTGGCCGGGTACGCGGTCCGGGTGCTGGCCTCACACGGGGCAGAGCCCTGGAACGACCTCGCGCTGGCCCTCGTCTGGTCGACCTGGCTGCTCTTCCTCGTCGACTATGTGACGCGGCTGCGGCTCAGCGGCCTGGGCTGGCGGTTCCCGCGCGTGCACTGGGTCGACAGCGTGGTCCTGCTCCTGCCGCTGCTGCGCCCGCTGCGGATGGTGAAGGTCTACCAAGCGGTGCAGCGGCGCCACGACCGGCCACGGTTGAGCCTGTACGCGCGGGTGATGGCGTACGCGGGCATCACCGCCGTCCTGCTCGGTCTCGCCGCCTCGCTCGCGGTCTACCACCTGGAGCACCGGGCCCCGGACGCCTCGATCCGCACCTTCGGGGACGCGGTGTGGTGGGCGTGCGCGACGCTGACGACGGTCGGATACGGGGACGCCACCCCGGTCACGTTCTGGGGGCGGGTGGTCGCGGCGGGGCTGATGGCGTGCGGACTGGCGCTGCTGGGCGCGGTGACGGGGTCGTTCTCGTCCTGGCTGATCCAGGTGTTCGCGCGGGAGGACGAGAAACGGCCCCCGGAGCGGGGTTAG